One window from the genome of Anser cygnoides isolate HZ-2024a breed goose chromosome 8, Taihu_goose_T2T_genome, whole genome shotgun sequence encodes:
- the NTMT2 gene encoding N-terminal Xaa-Pro-Lys N-methyltransferase 2 isoform X1 yields MTAQCHSLNDAASVSLEGQVLQEAPGTTTVCVAKNVFIMAYKGAHLAFKSRWHKTDEELCRHSMSFDLHKAIQNDFFQSYLYLLEKLPLVKLYALTSQVINGEMQFYARAKHFYQEVPATEEGMMGDYIELSNIDVESSREFLRKFVGGVGKAGTNRALDCGSGIGRISKHVLLPVFKSVELVDMMENFLAEVPNYLQGKEDRVEMYYCKSLQEFTPAPQRYDVIWIQWVSGYLTDKDLLKFLIRCQNGLKDNGVIILKDNVAREGCILDCLDSSVIRDLNILHSLIEMSGLTILREERQEGFPEQCVPVWMLAMQKSPGHS; encoded by the exons ATGACAGCACAGTGCCACAGTTTAAATGACGCTGCCTCTGTCTCTTTGGAAGGACAGGTCCTTCAGGAGGCACCAGGCACAACAACCGTCTGCGTTGCGAAAAACGTCTTCATCATGGCATATAAAGGAGCACATTTGGCTTTCAAGTCACGCTGGcacaaaacagatgaagaacTCTGTCGCCACAGCATGTCCTTTGACTTGCATAAGGCAATCCAGAATGACTTCTTTCAGAGTTACCTTTATCTGCTGGAAAAGCTTCCCCTGG TGAAACTTTACGCTTTAACAAGTCAAGTTATCAATGGGGAGATGCAGTTCTACGCCAGGGCCAAACACTTCTACCAGGAGGTACCAGCCACAGAAGAGGGCATGATGGGAGACTACATTGAGCTCTCCAATATAGACGTTGAATCCTCCAGGGAATTTCTCAGGAAGTTTGTTGGG GGGGTGGGGAAAGCTGGCACCAACCGCGCCCTGGACTGCGGCTCTGGGATAGGTCGGATCAGCAAGCATGTCCTGCTACCAGTTTTCAAGAGCGTGGAACTGGTGGATATGATGGAGAATTTCCTGGCTGAGGTCCCGAACTACCTTCAGGGCAAGGAGGACAGAGTAGAGATGTATTATTGCAAAAGCCTCCAGGAATTCACTCCAGCCCCACAAAGATATGATGTCATCTGGATTCAGTGGGTTTCAG GCTATCTGACAGATAAAGATCTCCTGAAGTTTCTCATCCGGTGCCAGAACGGCTTGAAGGATAATGGTGTTATCATTCTCAAGGACAATGTAGCCAGGGAGGGCTGTATCCTGGATTGTCTGGATAGTAGTGTGATCCGAGACCTCAACATCCTCCACAGCCTCATTGAAATGAGCGGACTCACCATCCTAcgagaggagaggcaggagggatTCCCTGAGCAGTGTGTCCCTGTCTGGATGCTGGCCATGCAGAAAAGCCCTGGCCATTCCTGA
- the NTMT2 gene encoding N-terminal Xaa-Pro-Lys N-methyltransferase 2 isoform X4 encodes MKNSVATACPLTCIRQSRMTSFRVTFICWKSFPWGVGKAGTNRALDCGSGIGRISKHVLLPVFKSVELVDMMENFLAEVPNYLQGKEDRVEMYYCKSLQEFTPAPQRYDVIWIQWVSGYLTDKDLLKFLIRCQNGLKDNGVIILKDNVAREGCILDCLDSSVIRDLNILHSLIEMSGLTILREERQEGFPEQCVPVWMLAMQKSPGHS; translated from the exons atgaagaacTCTGTCGCCACAGCATGTCCTTTGACTTGCATAAGGCAATCCAGAATGACTTCTTTCAGAGTTACCTTTATCTGCTGGAAAAGCTTCCCCTGG GGGGTGGGGAAAGCTGGCACCAACCGCGCCCTGGACTGCGGCTCTGGGATAGGTCGGATCAGCAAGCATGTCCTGCTACCAGTTTTCAAGAGCGTGGAACTGGTGGATATGATGGAGAATTTCCTGGCTGAGGTCCCGAACTACCTTCAGGGCAAGGAGGACAGAGTAGAGATGTATTATTGCAAAAGCCTCCAGGAATTCACTCCAGCCCCACAAAGATATGATGTCATCTGGATTCAGTGGGTTTCAG GCTATCTGACAGATAAAGATCTCCTGAAGTTTCTCATCCGGTGCCAGAACGGCTTGAAGGATAATGGTGTTATCATTCTCAAGGACAATGTAGCCAGGGAGGGCTGTATCCTGGATTGTCTGGATAGTAGTGTGATCCGAGACCTCAACATCCTCCACAGCCTCATTGAAATGAGCGGACTCACCATCCTAcgagaggagaggcaggagggatTCCCTGAGCAGTGTGTCCCTGTCTGGATGCTGGCCATGCAGAAAAGCCCTGGCCATTCCTGA
- the NTMT2 gene encoding N-terminal Xaa-Pro-Lys N-methyltransferase 2 isoform X2, with product MVLQEAPGTTTVCVAKNVFIMAYKGAHLAFKSRWHKTDEELCRHSMSFDLHKAIQNDFFQSYLYLLEKLPLVKLYALTSQVINGEMQFYARAKHFYQEVPATEEGMMGDYIELSNIDVESSREFLRKFVGGVGKAGTNRALDCGSGIGRISKHVLLPVFKSVELVDMMENFLAEVPNYLQGKEDRVEMYYCKSLQEFTPAPQRYDVIWIQWVSGYLTDKDLLKFLIRCQNGLKDNGVIILKDNVAREGCILDCLDSSVIRDLNILHSLIEMSGLTILREERQEGFPEQCVPVWMLAMQKSPGHS from the exons ATG GTCCTTCAGGAGGCACCAGGCACAACAACCGTCTGCGTTGCGAAAAACGTCTTCATCATGGCATATAAAGGAGCACATTTGGCTTTCAAGTCACGCTGGcacaaaacagatgaagaacTCTGTCGCCACAGCATGTCCTTTGACTTGCATAAGGCAATCCAGAATGACTTCTTTCAGAGTTACCTTTATCTGCTGGAAAAGCTTCCCCTGG TGAAACTTTACGCTTTAACAAGTCAAGTTATCAATGGGGAGATGCAGTTCTACGCCAGGGCCAAACACTTCTACCAGGAGGTACCAGCCACAGAAGAGGGCATGATGGGAGACTACATTGAGCTCTCCAATATAGACGTTGAATCCTCCAGGGAATTTCTCAGGAAGTTTGTTGGG GGGGTGGGGAAAGCTGGCACCAACCGCGCCCTGGACTGCGGCTCTGGGATAGGTCGGATCAGCAAGCATGTCCTGCTACCAGTTTTCAAGAGCGTGGAACTGGTGGATATGATGGAGAATTTCCTGGCTGAGGTCCCGAACTACCTTCAGGGCAAGGAGGACAGAGTAGAGATGTATTATTGCAAAAGCCTCCAGGAATTCACTCCAGCCCCACAAAGATATGATGTCATCTGGATTCAGTGGGTTTCAG GCTATCTGACAGATAAAGATCTCCTGAAGTTTCTCATCCGGTGCCAGAACGGCTTGAAGGATAATGGTGTTATCATTCTCAAGGACAATGTAGCCAGGGAGGGCTGTATCCTGGATTGTCTGGATAGTAGTGTGATCCGAGACCTCAACATCCTCCACAGCCTCATTGAAATGAGCGGACTCACCATCCTAcgagaggagaggcaggagggatTCCCTGAGCAGTGTGTCCCTGTCTGGATGCTGGCCATGCAGAAAAGCCCTGGCCATTCCTGA
- the NTMT2 gene encoding N-terminal Xaa-Pro-Lys N-methyltransferase 2 isoform X3: MGRCLWLDRSCDEGEACWSRAATLTATKDMCLLALLFCGRFLQAGKPPAPSAPAARACMPGTAARQIRVKLYALTSQVINGEMQFYARAKHFYQEVPATEEGMMGDYIELSNIDVESSREFLRKFVGGVGKAGTNRALDCGSGIGRISKHVLLPVFKSVELVDMMENFLAEVPNYLQGKEDRVEMYYCKSLQEFTPAPQRYDVIWIQWVSGYLTDKDLLKFLIRCQNGLKDNGVIILKDNVAREGCILDCLDSSVIRDLNILHSLIEMSGLTILREERQEGFPEQCVPVWMLAMQKSPGHS, encoded by the exons ATGGGAAGATGCCTCTGGCTAGACAGGTCCTGTGATGAGGGGGAGGcgtgctggagcagagctgcaaCACTAACTGCCACCAAGGACATGTGTCTCCTCGCACTTCTCTTTTGCGGTAGATTCCTGCAAGCTGGCAAAccccctgctccctctgctcctgctgctcgaGCCTGCATGCCAGGCACAGCTGCGAGGCAGATCAGAG TGAAACTTTACGCTTTAACAAGTCAAGTTATCAATGGGGAGATGCAGTTCTACGCCAGGGCCAAACACTTCTACCAGGAGGTACCAGCCACAGAAGAGGGCATGATGGGAGACTACATTGAGCTCTCCAATATAGACGTTGAATCCTCCAGGGAATTTCTCAGGAAGTTTGTTGGG GGGGTGGGGAAAGCTGGCACCAACCGCGCCCTGGACTGCGGCTCTGGGATAGGTCGGATCAGCAAGCATGTCCTGCTACCAGTTTTCAAGAGCGTGGAACTGGTGGATATGATGGAGAATTTCCTGGCTGAGGTCCCGAACTACCTTCAGGGCAAGGAGGACAGAGTAGAGATGTATTATTGCAAAAGCCTCCAGGAATTCACTCCAGCCCCACAAAGATATGATGTCATCTGGATTCAGTGGGTTTCAG GCTATCTGACAGATAAAGATCTCCTGAAGTTTCTCATCCGGTGCCAGAACGGCTTGAAGGATAATGGTGTTATCATTCTCAAGGACAATGTAGCCAGGGAGGGCTGTATCCTGGATTGTCTGGATAGTAGTGTGATCCGAGACCTCAACATCCTCCACAGCCTCATTGAAATGAGCGGACTCACCATCCTAcgagaggagaggcaggagggatTCCCTGAGCAGTGTGTCCCTGTCTGGATGCTGGCCATGCAGAAAAGCCCTGGCCATTCCTGA